In Epinephelus fuscoguttatus linkage group LG15, E.fuscoguttatus.final_Chr_v1, a genomic segment contains:
- the xirp1 gene encoding xin actin-binding repeat-containing protein 1 isoform X3, which translates to MEGFGLRRTQSLKSLSGVQERSWVMPAPTHWDRKSVSQLVQHYQSCADLRSIEKEQHKLQASDSCADDHWRTPERGDSVALWGSGRTSNLCRSRSMDFLPQRESSGTRALCALFESKATQQESFSSSPRLNSASAAGRHCPLQDWRSHSMSLKGTLSQRTAKVEGGQAMNGLPESHDRSSRYSHDDKYSPSLKKGGTPTRQSRDRISTSSSVRDRSALYLSRAAAIDSTGGSTQPEIVNTPGTRAKNSKMAEAAGKITVSQSSHDDDDLPLPPPPPVPPRPLDYEGPSPLSGLPLPPPKETFSTFYQQRQKSELKRLFKHIHPDLRASLDDAVDDDILKAVQSESTQAADTAYQGEVQSMRWIFENWTLDNIGDPHATKKLLDDEELKGGNVKDTSSMFEHIDDTQHMSPKRQPSVRGDVRTSTWLFESQPLDSLSKSKTEEGELFEAVLKEPIQPGDVTGARLLFESKPLSDLGRCNSIEDQSFLKLRSELQEQKGDIKKTLKLFQAEPCCAIRDNSGNIHEIKSICREEINSSNISTARWLFETQPLDLINKGADGVKIIRGISLEEGHRGGVDQKRWMFETQSFDTRKEVMEVGKFEGMVAECAGEADVVNKRKLFEMQPLAALKGDSEEKSLEKEEIIAGDVKTSLWLFETQPMETLTNSYEVGRLKKITLSADEQGEVKGKKQMFESSSIQKNISFKEQDIEKGDVKGFKHLFETIPLSKIAHSDGTIVEEEKAIAAGNVKGNKAMFETTPLYAIKDSSGNLHTVTTVSREEFITGKVQNYKWMFETKPLDELVEGKGDVEVIKGITRQEDTSGDVKMAKWLFETQTIDGIHSKFNQTAQDASVQEEHRRGDVKNCKWLFETQPMDILYDKSEKVNDKEAIDNTDVKSITWLFESQPLDSIKDGEEYNLKLCDTIRDSVKSEVDVKTVKHVFETETLDRIRKDANSEHNVRCVSQVNFQSGDVSRVKELFESQSLDEIGLEMVTSDEQKQDEHLEKGSVHKFTWMFENCPMSQINKDNDDANIQTVSGAESGDVQNKKFVFETSSLNKMHDQPLELKTDTVEEPVSNVDVKSSTMMFESLPRYAIRDKEGQFHEVTTVKKEEIMSGDVRGARWMFETKPLDAIKAEKEVYVIRAVTQEDVKKGDVKSARWKFETQPLDSLTNRDEPSVRVIEDLGSGNVQLNKQIFESDQSSQRFMRMVSVTDVQHGDVRTSTWLFENQSIDSLKGEPQEQGPVKTVHREDSQKGDVKRCTWLFESQPLDKIKEPEDTLVQGTEEEIPKSDVKCTTWLFETTPLDKITASSVSDTLSYLYQMNCLHSSGIIIEANERKNVNMAKYLFESTEGVQIQKEEVVGGNIRNIMLQLLLKPTLKPQVRLLREVEKGKVNTTAVELPVYQSATTITLERDQRVQNIVQMIDELLVQDKDLKKGIIMQETAEGQAEMSVYSLIYETKSESHIIEKGDVKSTIGNLLATASSQRTAASCRVDETEKGNVNLYKSCIEKGDLHYLKSLHTEASGDEVDYSSLAEEHIEIVQGDVREAKRSLCQQREQVERTISDVLPGDVKNTKKVFSSECSVNVENFIPKEEIIPGDILSAKQQLAVKQPVTVDKEEIVAGDIKATMQSLERAKQQSMCVEKEIITPGTIYEMNMPGPETEGSQAQKEVIISGDVKAAKKSLEMAKQQSMHVEREVLVPGKIYNLNVTAQEESSSTAMQSTCSASSRCQQTKTFPK; encoded by the exons TTACCAAAGCTGTGCTGACCTGAGGAGTATTGAAAAAGAGCAGCATAAACTTCag GCATCAGACAGCTGTGCCGATGATCACTGGCGGACGCCGGAGAGAGGGGACAGTGTGGCCCTCTGGGGCTCTGGACGAACTTCTAATTTGTGCCGGAGCCGCTCTATGGACTTCCTCCCCCAGAGGGAATCTTCAGGCACCAGAGCTCTTTGTGCACTGTTTGAGTCCAAGGCTACCCAGCAGGAAAGCTTCAGCAGCAGCCCTCGGCTGAACTCAGCCTCTGCTGCAGGGAGACACTGCCCTCTGCAGGACTGGAGAAGTCACAGCATGTCTTTAAAGGGAACACTCTCTCAG AGAACCGCCAAGGTGGAAGGAGGACAGGCCATGAATGGACTCCCAGAGTCTCACGATAGATCATCCAGATACTCACACG ATGACAAATATAGTCCATCACTGAAGAAGGGGGGCACGCCAACGCGACAAAGCAGAGACAGGATATCAACTTCCTCCTCAGTGAGAGACAGATCAGCTCTCTATCTGTCAAGAGCAGCAGCTATCGACTCCACAGGAGGCTCGACACAGCCA GAAATTGTTAATACTCCAGGAACAAGAGCTAAAAACAGCAAG ATGGCTGAAGCAGCCGGGAAAATCACAGTTTCGCAATCATCTCATGATGACGATGACCTTCCtctcccaccacctcctcccGTACCACCCAGACCCCTCGACTATGAAGGGCCTTCACCATTAAGTGGCCTCCCTCTGCCTCCACCTAAAGAAACCTTTTCCACATTCTACCAGCAACGGCAGAAGAGCGAGCTAAAGAGGCTCTTCAAACACATCCACCCAGACCTGAGAGCAAGTCTCGATGACGCCGTGGACGATGACATATTGAAGGCGGTGCAGTCAGAAAGCACTCAGGCAGCGGACACAGCTTATCAGGGTGAAGTGCAGTCCATGAGGTGGATCTTTGAGAACTGGACTCTGGACAATATTGGGGATCCTCATGCAACCAAGAAGCTGCTGGATGATGAGGAGTTAAAAGGTGGAAACGTCAAAGACACCTCCTCCATGTTTGAACACATTGACGACACCCAACACATGTCCCCTAAAAGACAGCCTTCTGTCAGAGGGGACGTGAGAACATCGACATGGCTGTTCGAGTCTCAGCCCTTAGATTCTTTAAGTAAGTCAAAAACAGAAGAAGGTGAACTGTTCGAAGCAGTGCTGAAAGAACCCATCCAGCCAGGAGATGTGACAGGTGCTCGGCTGCTTTTTGAATCTAAACCATTGAGTGACCTGGGACGCTGTAACTCCATAGAAGACCAAAGCTTCCTAAAACTGAGATCTGAGCTCCAGGAGCAGAAAGGAGACATCAAGAAGACTTTAAAACTCTTCCAGGCAGAACCCTGCTGTGCCATCAGAGACAACAGTGGCAACATCCATGAGATTAAATCCATCTGCAGGGAGGAGatcaacagcagcaacatcagCACTGCACGTTGGCTTTTTGAAACCCAGCCTTTGGATCTGATTAATAAGGGAGCGGATGGAGTGAAAATAATTCGGGGTATATCTCTGGAAGAGGGGCACAGAGGAGGAGTTGATCAGAAGAGGTGGATGTTTGAAACGCAGTCTTTTGACACAAGAAAAGAGGTCATGGAAGTGGGCAAGTTTGAGGGGATGGTTGCTGAATGTGCAGGAGAGGCCGATGTCGTGAACAAGAGGAAGCTCTTTGAGATGCAGCCCTTGGCAGCACTAAAAGGAGACTCTGAAGAAAAGTCTTTGGAAAAGGAAGAAATTATCGCAGGAGATGTCAAGACTTCTCTGTGGCTGTTTGAAACTCAACCCATGGAGACCCTTACCAATAGCTATGAAGTTGGACGGTTGAAGAAAATCACCCTTTCAGCTGACGAACAAGGAGAAGTCAAaggcaaaaaacaaatgtttgagAGCAGCAGTATTCAAAAGAACATCTCATTCAAAGAACAAGACATTGAAAAGGGCGATGTCAAGGGATTCAAACATCTTTTTGAAACAATTCCTCTGAGCAAAATTGCTCATTCCGATGGAACGATTGTTGAAGAGGAAAAAGCTATAGCAGCAGGAAATGTAAAAGGCAACAAAGCAATGTTTGAAACAACACCTTTATATGCAATAAAGGACAGCTCTGGAAACCTCCACACAGTCACAACAGTCAGCCGAGAAGAATTCATCACAGGAAAGGTCCAAAACTACAAGTGGATGTTTGAGACCAAGCCTTTAGATGAGCTTGTAGAAGGGAAAGGAGATGTTGAGGTAATCAAAGGCATCACCAGACAGGAGGATACATCGGGTGATGTCAAGATGGCAAAGTGGCTGTTTGAAACCCAGACAATAGATGGGATCCATTCCAAGTTCAACCAGACAGCACAGGATGCTTCTGTACAAGAGGAGCATCGCAGAGGTGATGTCAAGAACTGTAAATGGTTATTTGAGACACAACCAATGGACATTTTGTATGACAAATCAGAAAAAGTAAATGATAAAGAAGCCATTGACAATACTGATGTCAAGTCCATTACTTGGCTTTTTGAATCACAGCCTCTGGACAGCATTAAAGACGGCGAGGAGTACAATTTGAAGCTCTGTGACACCATACGGGATTCTGTCAAATCGGAGGTTGATGTTAAAAcagtcaaacatgtttttgaaacaGAGACCTTGGACAGAATAAGAAAGGATGCAAATTCTGAACACAATGTGCGATGTGTCAGCCAGGTCAACTTTCAGTCTGGAGATGTCTCAAGAGTCAAAGAACTCTTTGAATCCCAGTCCCTCGACGAAATAGGATTGGAAATGGTTACATCTGATGAACAGAAACAAGACGAACACCTTGAAAAGGGTTCCGTACATAAATTTACTTGGATGTTTGAAAATTGTCCCATGAGCCAGATCAATAAAGACAATGACGATGCAAACATTCAGACAGTCAGTGGAGCAGAGAGCGGTGATGTACAGAACAAAAAGTTTGTATTTGAAACTTCCTCACTGAACAAAATGCACGATCAACCCCTCGAACTGAAGACAGACACTGTGGAGGAGCCTGTGAGCAATGTTGACGTAAAGTCGAGCACCATGATGTTTGAGTCCCTGCCACGATATGCAATCAGAGACAAAGAGGGCCAGTTTCATGAAGTTACAACTGTGAAAAAGGAGGAGATAATGAGTGGGGATGTAAGAGGAGCAAGGTGGATGTTTGAGACGAAACCCCTTGACGCCATCAAGGCAGAGAAGGAAGTGTACGTGATCCGAGCTGTTACCCAAGAAGATGTCAAGAAAGGAGATGTCAAATCAGCCAGATGGAAGTTTGAGACACAACCTCTGGACTCCCTTACCAACCGAGATGAGCCATCTGTCAGGGTCATTGAAGACTTGGGAAGCGGTAATGTGCAACTCAATAAACAGATATTTGAATCTGATCAATCAAGCCAGAGGTTCATGCGAATGGTTAGTGTCACTGACGTCCAGCACGGTGATGTGAGAACCTCCACCTGGCTCTTTGAGAATCAATCCATTGACAGTTTGAAAGGGGAACCTCAGGAGCAAGGTCCAGTAAAAACAGTCCACAGGGAAGACAGCCAGAAAGGAGATGTGAAACGCTGCACATGGCTGTTTGAATCACAGCCACTGGACAAGATCAAGGAGCCTGAGGATACCTTAGTGCAAGGTACAGAAGAGGAGATACCAAAATCTGATGTGAAGTGTACTACTTGGCTCTTTGAGACCACTCCACTGGACAAAATCACTGCCAGCAGTGTGTCTGACACCTTGTCTTATCTGTATCAAATGAATTGTCTTCACTCAAGCGGCATCATAATAGAAGCAaatgagaggaaaaatgtgAACATGGCAAAATATCTGTTTGAAAGCACTGAAGGTGTGCAAATCCAGAAAGAAGAGGTTGTTGGGGGCAACATCAGGAACATTATGTTACAACTTTTACTCAAACCAACCCTAAAGCCCCAAGTTAGACTTCTTAGAGAAGTGGAGAAGGGTAAAGTGAATACCACAGCAGTTGAACTTCCAGTCTACCAGTCAGCCACAACTATCACCCTTGAGAGGGATCAAAGAGTACAAAACATCGTCCAGATGATCGACGAACTGCTGGTTCAAGATAAGGATTTGAAAAAAGGAATCATAATGCAAGAGACTGCAGAGGGGCAAGCAGAGATGTCAGTTTATTCACTCATCTACGAAACCAAAAGTGAGAGTCACATCATAGAGAAAGGAGATGTAAAGTCTACGATTGGAAATCTGTTGGCTACTGCCAGCAGTCAGAGGACTGCAGCATCATGCAGAGTGGATGAAACTGAAAAGGGAAATGTGAATTTGTACAAAAGTTGCATTGAGAAAGGAGATCTGCACTATCTGAAAAGTCTTCACACTGAGGCATCAGGAGATGAAGTTGATTACAGCTCTCTGGCCGAGGAGCATATTGAAATAGTTCAGGGGGATGTGAGGGAAGCAAAGAGAAGCCTCTGCCAGCAAAGAGAGCAGGTAGAGCGAACCATTTCTGATGTTTTACCAGGGGAtgtaaaaaacaccaaaaaagttTTCTCGTCTGAGTGCTCTGTCAATGTTGAAAATTTTATTCCAAAGGAAGAAATAATCCCTGGAGATATCTTATCAGCAAAGCAACAACTTGCGGTaaagcaacctgtcactgtggaCAAAGAGGAAATTGTGGCTGGAGACATCAAGGCAACTATGCAGTCATTAGAACGTGCAAAGCAACAGAGCATGTGTGTGGAGAAGGAGATCATTACACCTGGAACTATCTATGAGATGAACATGCCGGGCCCTGAAACTGAAGGAAGCCAAGCCCAAAAAGAGGTCATTATATCCGGAGATGTAAAAGCAGCTAAAAAGTCCCTTGAAATGGCTAAGCAGCAAAGCATGCATGTGGAGCGTGAAGTCCTTGTCCCAGGAAAAATATACAACCTGAATGTCACAGCACAAGAGGAAAGCTCCTCCACAGCGATGCAATCCACATGTTCGGCTTCCTCCAGATGTCAGCAAACCAAGACTTTTCCAAAG TAA